In the genome of Notamacropus eugenii isolate mMacEug1 chromosome 5, mMacEug1.pri_v2, whole genome shotgun sequence, one region contains:
- the LOC140508667 gene encoding olfactory receptor 52N1-like, which translates to MSAPNISSLTPDSFILNGIPGLEAVQVWISLPFCTMYVVALTGNFGLTYLIYSEDALHRPMYIFLALLSFTDVLMCTSTLPNTLFIFWFNFKEINFNACLVQMFFVHTFTGMESGMLMLMALDRYVAICFPLRYGTILTNPIIAKAGLLTFLRGVMLVIPFTFLTKRLPYCRGNLIPHTYCDHMSVAKVSCGNVKVNAVYGLMVALLIGGFDILCITVSYTMILKAVVSLKSADARQKAFGTCTAHLCAIVITYVPAFFTFFTHRFGGHTIPPHIHIIMANLYLLLPPTMNPIVYGVKTKQIRNCVIRFLLQKKDASSQGI; encoded by the coding sequence ATGTCAGCTCCAAATATCAGCAGCTTGACCCCAGATTCATTCATCCTCAATGGCATCCCAGGGCTGGAAGCAGTGCAAGTGTGGATCTCCCTCCCATTCTGCACCATGTATGTTGTTGCCCTCACAGGGAACTTTGGCCTCACGTATCTCATCTACTCTGAGGATGCTCTGCATCGGCCCATGTacattttcctggctctgctgtcCTTCACAGATGTGCTTATGTGTACAAGCACGCTGCCCAACACACTCTTCATCTTTTGGTTCAACTTCAAGGAGATTAACTTCAATGCCTGCCTGGTTCAAATGTTCTTTGTACACACCTTCACAGGGATGGAGTCTGGGATGCTCATGCTCATGGCCCTGGACCGCTACGTGGCCATCTGTTTCCCCCTGCGCTACGGTACCATTCTCACCAACCCCATCATCGCCAAGGCTGGGCTCCTTACCTTCCTGCGGGGTGTGATGTTGGTCATTCCCTTTACTTTCCTCACCAAGAGGCTGCCTTATTGCCGAGGGAACCTTATTCCTCATACGTACTGTGACCACATGTCTGTGGCCAAAGTGTCCTGTGGCAATGTAAAAGTCAATGCGGTGTATGGGTTGATGGTTGCCCTGCTCATTGGGGGCTTTGACATTCTCTGTATCACTGTTTCCTACACCATGATACTCAAGGCAGTGGTCAGCTTGAAATCTGCAGATGCTCGGCAGAAGGCCTTTGGGACATGCACAGCTCACCTCTGTGCCATTGTCATCACTTATGTTCCAGCTTTCTTCACCTTCTTCACCCACCGCTTTGGAGGCCATACCATCCCTCCTCATATTCACATCATTATGGCCAATCTCTATCTGCTCCTGCCTCCCACTATGAACCCAATTGTCTATGGGGTAAAGACTAAGCAGATTCGGAACTGTGTCATTAGATTCTTACTTCAGAAAAAAGATGCTTCATCTCAAGGCATATGA